DNA from Oncorhynchus masou masou isolate Uvic2021 chromosome 5, UVic_Omas_1.1, whole genome shotgun sequence:
CAGCCAGTTGCCCACCAGGTCGGCGAAAACGTTGTCCCCCAGCACCAGCGGCTGCCGGTTGCGGCTGCGGCTCATGAGCGAGGAGGTCCAGTCTCTGGAGTCGTCCATGCTGTCCTGGGAGTAGTCGCTGTCCAGCGAGGGGCCTTCCCTGGACAGGCTGTAGAGAATGCCAGGGAGATCCAATACCTGGCCTGAGTGAGCCGGCTGATGATGCTCTGGAAACACTTGGCTAAGATGTGGGCCACAGTACTCCACCTGTGGGGTGGTGTATCCAGACACTCTGTGGGGGAGAGGCTGGTTCTCACTCTCAGTCTCTACTGTCTCCAGGCTGGAGGAAGAGGGCGAGGTGCCCAGGCTGCTCTGGTGTCCCCCCCGGCTGGATGTCCTGACCAGGGGGGGCCTCAGGGTCTCATTGTGGCCAAAGCCAATGGTAGCattggggctggggatagggccaGGGCATGTGTCCTCTGCTGGTGGTGGGGCCGCCCTTTGGACAGACCTCCCTGAGATGTCTAGCTGCTCCAACGCTGTCTGCACCTGTAGAAGCTTGAGTTCCTGAAGAGCCCCCATCATGGAGTTCATCTGAGCATGGAGGCCGTCTCCTGCCTCCTTCATAGACacctgtagagagggagaggagggagagaaaaacaacAGGGAAATGGCTAGTTAGCTTAACAAAAGGACCTGCAAAACTCATCCATTCAAGCACTTGACCCATAACCTTCTGTCAAACATCGACCATTGTTTTCATTGCCCCTGTACGGTTGAACTTATGTTAGATCACAGCACCTCTTAGGACAAATAAATGCACTCAAGGACAAACCAAAATGTACACATGGTACTAACATATGAAAGAATTCTTCCTTTAGTGTTGCTACAGTTAATCGCTCTCTGCACCGTTGCCCTTTTGTGTTTTGAGGCCACACATGGTTTGTTCAGTCACGTGACCCGTTTAGAATGATAGGGCCCCCATCTGGCCTGAATATGTGAGAGGACCCTGTCGCACGGCAGCTGTAGGGAGGAGTAGCACTGGCtgtagctctctctttctctgggccAGCATCCTGTGGGACTGAGCTTACGTCATGTGACCGACCATGTTGTAACTGTTTCCCCTGCAACCAACTAATCCCTGAGGCAACAACCTGACCCCATGTCTTGACTTGTTCAAAATGAAGTCATGCACCCTGACTCACTTTGATATGACTGTTGTGTCTTTGAAATTAAGAATACACAGAGGCGAATGCAACCTATTAAAAGCAAAGCTGTGTGATCTTACGTCAAATGTAGCTTGACAGAAATAGAAAAAGATTTGCGGATATCCTTTTGAGAATACCATGTTGTATTCGAACATTTGAATAACGCATTggtaaaatggataaaataatgGATAACATTTCAGTAGTCTGATCAACTATGGGTTTTCACTGAACACAGATCTCTCTGAATATAGACAACTTTCACCCTAGAACACAATCTGCCCACCATACCAACAATGCAACATTATATGAGATTGCTCCAACTCACATTAGAATGCAAACATCGAAACAAGTTAGATAAAGTGCTGTTCAATACAATGACATATAGAAAACCTCTGGTCTGTCAATGTTCCTGAAACTTTTACAGGGCAGAACCATCAACATTCACCTTTATATCAATTAAATATTTCAACTCAATTTActggcatggaaaacatatgtttacattgcccagCATATCTCCCTCTATAC
Protein-coding regions in this window:
- the LOC135540313 gene encoding PAK4-inhibitor INKA2-like isoform X2; the encoded protein is MDTCLRRLKQELTVVHASGRHEREEMVSMKEAGDGLHAQMNSMMGALQELKLLQVQTALEQLDISGRSVQRAAPPPAEDTCPGPIPSPNATIGFGHNETLRPPLVRTSSRGGHQSSLGTSPSSSSLETVETESENQPLPHRVSGYTTPQVEYCGPHLSQVFPEHHQPAHSGQVLDLPGILYSLSREGPSLDSDYSQDSMDDSRDWTSSLMSRSRNRQPLVLGDNVFADLVGNWLDLPELEKEEMIGWTDRPDSPAHPLCLSRSQEICRKVSLTTNIFKKFLRSVRPDRDKLLKERPGWMVPESQEAELFKRPKKVSKQQTKGSFYLPFWAGVGQQGKGRPCPQLAEERDPTSQGQFSGLYIDRRQGARMEKMLPLFDYNTAVWV
- the LOC135540313 gene encoding PAK4-inhibitor INKA2-like isoform X1; protein product: MRHQSTAGHLQTMVLLKTFGDTRVDLQLNKQACRATKLHNEKVSMKEAGDGLHAQMNSMMGALQELKLLQVQTALEQLDISGRSVQRAAPPPAEDTCPGPIPSPNATIGFGHNETLRPPLVRTSSRGGHQSSLGTSPSSSSLETVETESENQPLPHRVSGYTTPQVEYCGPHLSQVFPEHHQPAHSGQVLDLPGILYSLSREGPSLDSDYSQDSMDDSRDWTSSLMSRSRNRQPLVLGDNVFADLVGNWLDLPELEKEEMIGWTDRPDSPAHPLCLSRSQEICRKVSLTTNIFKKFLRSVRPDRDKLLKERPGWMVPESQEAELFKRPKKVSKQQTKGSFYLPFWAGVGQQGKGRPCPQLAEERDPTSQGQFSGLYIDRRQGARMEKMLPLFDYNTAVWV
- the LOC135540313 gene encoding PAK4-inhibitor INKA2-like isoform X3; its protein translation is MDTCLRRLKQELVSMKEAGDGLHAQMNSMMGALQELKLLQVQTALEQLDISGRSVQRAAPPPAEDTCPGPIPSPNATIGFGHNETLRPPLVRTSSRGGHQSSLGTSPSSSSLETVETESENQPLPHRVSGYTTPQVEYCGPHLSQVFPEHHQPAHSGQVLDLPGILYSLSREGPSLDSDYSQDSMDDSRDWTSSLMSRSRNRQPLVLGDNVFADLVGNWLDLPELEKEEMIGWTDRPDSPAHPLCLSRSQEICRKVSLTTNIFKKFLRSVRPDRDKLLKERPGWMVPESQEAELFKRPKKVSKQQTKGSFYLPFWAGVGQQGKGRPCPQLAEERDPTSQGQFSGLYIDRRQGARMEKMLPLFDYNTAVWV